The genomic interval AGagtttaaattaatttgtaaaCTCTCCGAATCAAACTGAATAAAGTCAATAGAGAAAATCtgtgagtgttttatttgtcattatttgtttattacaaaTCTATTTTAGTCTGCTCTCAGTCAATGGTGTGATTTGATTCATGCAAAATTAAATTATTCACTCCGTACCAGAAATATCTTTTAGACTTGAAGAGAAACTAATCATCAAATAAGAATGTGACAGTTTATGCGTAactaaaaaatacaattcaaaCTGAGAAACACTTGTACAGTGTAAGTCATTCTTCAAATAAAGTGATCCTcagttaataataatgtgaatatcctacatttaaaatgattatttttaaatatatgtcttGTACAATCTGATTTTTAAGcaaaaaatactttaataaagAATCTTTTTAGCCATAATTGTCACACATGCTACCAATCCAAATTTCTTTTATCATTGTCCCCAATAATGTAACTttaattattgtaatgctttataCAACAGGCtagttttatatataagaaGCAGAAGTCATTGATATTTATGCAGTGCAATAGTACTTAACAGTTGTAGGGTATAGTACATAACCAGTAGCATGATACTAACAAACAATTAACCTGaaccctacaaaaaaaaaaattttgtttgttttttaaatgcatgtgaATGTTGAACCTAACCAACCCGAAAAAAGGACTTTGTTACttgtgtgcacctgtgtgtatattaaaagcagtatcTCCAGTTTATTAATAACCATAGCTAATCAGTACAGACTGAATTTGTTGGGGCAtggatttcatttcattataatATTTTCTAAATTATGTTCTACATACAAAAGAGTTGGCTGTAAAAAATGTGTTATCCTCAAAGAGGTGAAGTAGAAAATTCATCTTAAATCCCATAGATGAATTCGGTTCCactacatatatatttacactacatatattatatattcatatacataTCTATATGAATCAGCACATGAAGAGATCTATATTCACACTTGCTTATACATTGTCACCTGTGCAAAGACTGGACACTACACAACAGTGAAGgccttttaaaagttttaaaagccTTTGATAAACAGGAAATTACAAGCCAGAAAAACGCATGTAATACCTAGTAACAATTCATGATCCTGAGGTAGAGTGAATTTATTCATGAATAAAATttcataatttattttctacttCATTTTAATCtagaaaataagataaataaactattaacaGTTTGTAATTGTtctaaataactttaaaaaatatgGCCTAATTATCCATTTGTTATACTGTACTGCtacaaaaaaagattaaattatatatagGTTATTTCtaggattaaaaaaatttcaaaaacacagaacatgtaTGAAATTATTGCAATCGTAGGGCCAATTCTACTGCTTCCACTGTACACTGAAGACATCTGGGTTTAAGATCAAATGAATATGAGACAATCGATCATATTTTCaactttcatttcctgatatttatatCCAGGTGTGTTAAAACCATAGAACAAGGTGGCTTTGGTGTCAGACCACCTTAAGAAGGTCTTACAgtcttaaaataaatgaaagtaaagCAAATCCCTTGCTTGGAAAAACCTGGCAGctcaataacaacaaaaaacttccttattctgctttttttatgcttttccaggtttgcttttttgtttatcctgagtttctgtttctgtctgtgtggacTTTCATATGTTTCCCCTGTTGCCCTTTGTCCATGCTTTTCTCTGCTTTCCTCCCATCAAAAAGCAGTAAAGCAGTTACTTGTAAATGAGTAAGTATCCATGACATATTTTTGCCAAAAGATGGCGCTAATTCATCATGGTCAAATACAGCGTGTTGCTCTTGCCTTACACTTGAAGACAAGCCCCTGGGTCAGTGggataaataatgaaaatggaCTTTCCTTAAAACCTAACAGGACATTTCCTCTTATCTAAAATTTAAACTAAATTATTTGTGACctgcaaaaatataaaagtagtgactcaatttctttcttatcttctttctttttaacacCTATTTGTTGCATTGGTCTGTCTACATAACACACAAGTTATTCATTTAATCTCAACATAAGAACACACTTTTCTGTAACACATACTAATCTCACATGAGATCTGCAGTTGGCCTTGACTAGCAGCCACACATGCTGTTTCTATCAAGTCTTCACATAATGAACAAAACCTCCCACAGCTTCCTGTCTGTGATCTGCAAGCACAAATTGAGAGAAATACAAGTGAAGATAACTGACACCCATTAACAGTGCATCTGCCATCTTTTATAGTCTGCCAtaagttctttatttttaaagaaaaagtaaagtaCCTTGCTGAAATCTGCTTCTTAGAAGTATATCAACCTGCTAGATAACAGTAATCGGTTGCTAAACTTGCTGGATGTTTTAGTGTGTTAAGAAATGTGGCTAAAGCACTACTCACTGGAAGTTTTTTACCCACCGGAATTCTCTATATATACTAAAGtaaagctgaaaaaaatctaatagagatagagagagattttttttaatagtttataaATGACCTGTGATATGGACAAATAGGGGGCCCTAATTGACTTGCTAAAGGAAATGTATAATAATGACCATAAATAATAACCATAAATTGTTTGTGAAAAATTGAGattgaatatatttattgtagGTGTGTAAGCATTTGGTGTAAACTCTAAATCACATTTCATAGGAGTTTTTTTGTATGATTAGGATTAAATTTTAAATCTCTTAATTTCATTCTTACACCATAAATCCTTCTACTTATCAATTATGTTTTGTACATCTTCAGTTAGTAATTtattctttctaaaaaaaacctAAGTGTAAATTAGTACTAATCCATGTACAAAAAGGTTTCAACTTCCTTCCTCTTTTCAGGGACAGTGTGTCgtatatgtaataaatacagacaaCATACAGCCAGCCATCTTCTCATCTGTATGCATTTCAGattgcacatacacataaacagagatataaaaatatttgtggACATTGTTACAAAGAGccttacagaaatatataaatatataaatttgtgatataaattttacatttataaacgtatccctaatgagcaagtcagaggtgaAAGTGGTAAGAAAAACTCCTTTGGATGACGTTAGGAAGAAACAttaaaaggaaccagactctaaagAGAACctatcctcatatgggtgataCCAGATAGTGTGATGATAAAGCAATTGTAAACTAATAAAACTGTGTTCTGTATAGTCAAAAAGTACAATTGTGTAACAAGAAAATCTGTCCTAGTTTTAATGTGGTTTATTTTGTTGAAGTTCACAGATGGAGAAttgagtgcaaaactgttcAAGAGAATCGCAGCCCAAGTGCTAAGATCTAGAGTAATCACATGTATCTCCAGTCTgtccatcctcagcagcagcaaGTGATTTCCATGTGATGAGAACTCCAAACATAAGTAGAGCATCAagatggatcaggcaggtccaGAAACCAGAAGGGGTCAGGATCACTGGtgcctcagagagagagagagagagagagagagagagagagagagagagagagagagagagagagagagagagagagagagagagagagagagagagagagagagagacagagacaaagagagagagagagagagagagagagagagagagagagagagagagagagagagagagagatgcttacTGACAGTGTACGTTGTGTGTAGAGTGAAAATAGAGACTCCGGCAAAACTAGGTATGACTGCCCTACTAAACAGAAGTGCCAGAAGGTACACCTAAGAACAAACATTTTCGTGGAAGACAGGTCAAAGTCCTGAAAACTAACTGGAAGGCTGTTACATAACTGTGGGTCCTTGAAAGAGAAATGTCTGCCAAAAAGAGTATCTTTCAGATTTTAATAGAAGTATGCATGACAGACCATAAAAGACCACATTATCATGCAGGTACTGTGGTGCGAAACCATTCAATGCTTTATAGGTCAAAAGTGGGATTTTATAATCGATGTGTAATTTGTCTTGGAGCCAAAATgacaaaaggaaaagaaaaaatcatgGGGTCCTCCCAAGATACCTAGAGCAATATTTAAGGAGCTGTGGGAATATTTGACAAGTACTTGTCACTTCCTATATGTGACAAcaatcttgtgtgtgtttcatgtctGAGCTGTAGGGTAGAATGGCAACttatggtctgatgagaccaaggtaAAAAATGATTTGGGCACATGGATATGAGTCATCTTATCACACAAAAGACACTGTACTGACAGTTAAGTATGATTATGGTCACTAACAAATTATCTACAAACTATTCTTTTACTTTAATTGTCCCTCAATTTATCATCAAGTGTTGTTTCCCTTGGCTCTGTAAATTTTTTCGTCATCCCTGCAGTCTGACCAACTACAGGCCTGTGGATTGAGCTTTCTTATGTGCTTTTCCCCTCACCATATTGCACTCCATCTGTACTGAATGGGTCTCCCATGGCACTTTGGACTATATCCACAGTCCCTTGACTAGCGGGCCTGTGGATAAAACAAACTAGCACAGTCAAGCAGTTTTCCTTCATCATACTGTATTTACACTATTGAGTCAGTTAGATTTTGCTAATATGTTTATGTGTGCTAGACTTTAACTGCGTCCCtcttcattcaattcaattcagttcagatttatttgtatagcgctttcaacaatggacattgtctcaaagcagctttacagaacataagaaacgtTATACAAAAGAATTAATATTAGATGGAAAAAGTCCTTTagatggaagaaaaagaaatcttgagaggaagcagactcaTCATGTAGCTAGAAACTGAACACTCATTTATAAGCAGAGCAATAGTTTTTACTTTATATGTGATTCATTCAGCTTGATTGTTGAGGGAGAAGAGCAATAGGCTGATGTGGGAGAACTTAAAAACAAGTATTGCAGCTCCATTCTGGACTAATTGGATGGGTTCAAGGTCCCATAGCAACAGACTAGTTATAAAAGAGTCACAGAGGTCCAATCAAAAAGATGACAAGGGACTGAACAAGCTTCTGAGTGATCTCTGTGGACATCCTCCTGATGTTGTAAAAGAGAAACCTGCAGATAGTAGGTTAGTGATATCCATAAGAAGCCCAATTTGTTGTCCAGACTTACCCCAAGGCTACGTGCACTGTCAGATGGTGTGCTGGGTTAATATTGCCCCTGCCAATGTTTTGAATGGAGCAGTCATCTTTTTGGCTGAGTAATAAAAGctgagtaataaaaaaaacctgtgtcTCTAACAGTGAGTTTGTTGGATTGACATCATCGTTCACTGCTTATGtgataattatgtaattatcaCTACATGTTAAATGTAAGGACAAACACATGCGTATAATCCCAGGTTCTCTGAGAAACAGTGGccccatttattttttattggatAGTAGTTTTAGTGCAAGCAATATATTACATCGAAAAAGTAGGTGAATGGGGCATTTTTCAAATTGTGATAGATTTTAATTACCTCATTGATGGCTTTAAACAGTGCAATGTTTTCTGTCACAGAAAAGGTTTTTTACTGACTAATAAGTTTATGAAGAAATCATGCAAGGAGAAACAGATTTATGCATTTACAGTACATCTGGAGAGAGAAAAGGCGTCATCACCTTTCCCTAATGCATTACTGAAATGGGAATATTAACAAAAATCAGAGATATAATGATAGTTTTGAACATTTATACTCATTTATAGTGAAAAGCCTTTAGGAGAGCTGGGTTGACATTATTTCACTCATATGTGGGAGTCATGTCAATTTTTCTATAAACTTTATTCACAAATATgtcacaaagacacaaaaaacatacaagTTTATATGAAAATGTCCCATGATAAAATATGAAATCCAAGATAAGAAAACTCTATTGCTTAAGTTACTTTGGGggggaaaaatgaaaacaatatcTTAATTAAATAACATGTAATTAACTCATACATTTCTAAAACATGAGGTATACTTTTTGGCATTAAGACAATTTTCAAAATCTGGATTTCTTATTTAACACAGGGAAATGGGAGCAGGTTGTCCATTCTATAGACAATAACCCTTACCAACTAACagacaaacaaccaaaaaattaAGTCAGTGCATAGTGCATGCCACGGTCTCACACTACAAAGATGTCAATACAGTCAGTAAAATCATTTCCATGTGCTGAAGTTTCTCAGACCAGTCTCTAACATTAAGAACCCAACCcaattttcaataaaaaaaattatacatttatgttACATAAATACCGATATATACAGATCAACATGTTTAACCAAGACAACAAGACCAGCCACCAAACTTAACTCTAAGGCAGTTATTATTCAACCTAGAACATTAGGttcctgaaaaacaaactaGTGTTGATTTATCGCAAACTGGCTAaattttggggggaaaaaagacataATGCCTTACACAGTATGTACAATGTAGATGTGCTATAAAGTGCAATAAAAGCTAAACGCAGAGGAACAGGTTTTGGGATCTGCTCAGTTGAGTTGGGAAGATGCAGAGGCTGACGTTTTAGGCCCGGTCACAGATCATAGTCTCCATCACAAATGTGTTCTCAAAGTGACGGATTCTGTGACACTTCCTGCTTTCTCGCTTGTCAATACCTAGAAAAGATGCACAAAGTCAGGAGTTATATGTCTGACAAATCAGGTTCTGAATACACAGCAAAATATttactgaatatattttagGGTATTTTATATTAGTATTAAGACCTAGATggtaaaaaacacatttagacTTGCAGCATTATTCAACACTCGTGGCTTATTTTAGACAAAAAAGTATTTCAGGCCTACACATTTAGTACAAATGCTGTCTAGTCAAACGCGTCATTCTGTCACAACGACATAATATGTGAAAAGAAGGAGAATCCCTATAAGCCAAACGCCTACACTTCATCAATTGCATCACTTCCTCCTCCCGTGCAGTACCCTACTTGGAGCTGGTTGGCGTACACTCGGCTGGTGAATCATCCACACATGGATTAATCATGCCGTGGATCACAGTATTACTGCATCCTACACACGCACGCGAGATCTACGTAGCATCAGCCTACACTAATACCAGGTCCAGGTTTCCTCCACTGCCACTACAGCGGAGGCAGACTTTTTTGTGATGTACAAGGTTTTGCAGGCCTACAAGATGATATGGTTTATAGATACAATGAATAATCTGCTTCAGTTTCTCTCATGTTGGTCACAGGTGAGaccaaatcaaataaacatcaGACAGGAAGATTGCCCACATGGGACAGTTTTTCTAAGCAGGCATCTACCACATCTTACATAATAGTGTCTTGAATAAGATTTTCTATTGTTAATATTTGTTAAACTGTTACTAAGTTGTTGAATACCTCTTTAAGTGTGTATCTAGATAACAGCTGAATAACGATCTCAGGATGTTAGTAAAAACtagtgacaaaaaaattaagagagaaagaaaacaggcaaacaagaaaaaaaagaagctataTGCAAGAAAGGCAGAATAAAGAGCTGAACTCACGTCTGCGAGAGTTGCGGCGTTTGAGCCGGAAAGTCTCTTTGCCATAACAGAGGCGGTGAATAAAGGGACCAAGCTGACGCATGTTTTTCACTCTGCCTGTCACCATCATCTCTTCCTGAACCATGTAGGTCTGTGGCAGGTACATCCCCCTctgcacaacacatacacaacaattaattgtatatattcatttatttaattgtatatattcatttatttatttttatctttatttttcttgttcttcttatatatttctttattttttttctctttttatttctttatttctatttccatacttctgtaaagctgctttgagacaatgggaattgttaaaagttctatacaaataaattgaattgaactgaattaatcaTTACAGAAAAGGATGAACTGCAGGGATTTCAGCAGTTGTGAGATGCTTTACTCACAGCGCACTCATTGACGTTCATatacttgtaaaaataaatgaaaaaatactcTGGCCTAAAAAACTGTCCCAAATTGTTAGACCCAGAGTTTGACCTCAATTTTATTTCGTTCCAGTTTGTACTAGATCTCATTCTATGGAGAAAATtagctttagattttttttgcaaaaaactGCTGGTATATTTCACTTATTATGAAAGGCCTATATACAAAACACCATATATGGAGAATGAAACaagactgagaaagaaagagagagagagagagagagagagagagagagagagagatcgagcgAGCTCGAGGTATGAAAATTTTACCTTGACATTAATTAGTAGCTCCCACAGGTTCCTGGGAGGCATGACAATGGTGGTGTTGAGCTCAACAACATAACACTTATCCAACGCAATGTCGTGATATGCTGTGAGGCCCTGTATAGATGACAGGAGAAAATTCACAAATTAGCAACAACTAAGGACAAAGGGCTACTTGGGATTAGACTGTAGCCAAAGAGATAGAGTTCAAAAGGCTAGGAGATTCCCTTCTTACCCGGTGGAAGTCGTGGATGATGTCAGCTGGATCGCTTCCTCCGAAGTTGGGCACAGGGACATTGATCTGCTCATAGTTTTCTTCTAAGTAGATGCCAACATTCTCTTGCAGCTCCTGTCTCCCTAGCAACGGTGCGTACAGCGAGTCTTCATACATCACCCGACAGTGGAACAGACTGTCCTCAGGGATCTGTGTGAAGAGCAAAtatagaacattttaaaaaaaaagaaggcacAAAGAACGGGGCGGAATACATATAGCTAATGATTAACGAAAGGAAGTAAAAATTAAGGAAGATGACAGACAGGGCATAATACTCATCAGACACAGAATGTGGCCTagattttgattttgtttgtgcATTGCGCATAAAGAAAGCTTCCCTAAACAGTACTTGACATCAGTTGTTTACTTAATTAGTATTAGAGCACTATTTCTAATTAAATATGGcaaatttttttactttatattgtCTCACCTGAGGGGTGAAGTAGTTGCGATACACATAGACTGACACAATAATCACGCCAGATATGAAGATCACCAGGCCAGGAATCAGACACCAGAGGCCACTTATTGAAGACTTCTTAGGCCTAAGAGGGAGGACGAGCTCATCCggctgaaaaaaaattaaatcatttggGTTATTTTGCCTATtaagaaaaaatttttttgtcaTGTATCCTCAAAAGACCACCACAGGAACACCTTTAAGCAACCTACTCTCATGCAAACTCAACAATTCTAACATGTACGATCATTTGAAGATTTTATTGGCATTGCTTGTGACTAAAACCAGTTTCTAACCCTAAGTGTAGCCACTCATAACTTTATGTACATCACAGCTCATGCTTATAATTCTGCAATCATGATGACACCTCTTTAGCAACTAAGCAGATATGCCCTAGTAGCACgtattctctgtctctctctctgcagtttCTTTTTGTGAATGCCAAGGAATTAGTCATGCCACATCTCAAGGAGTCAGGAGGTGTGAACGCCTCCAGTCTCTCAGGCAAGCCTGCCAAGTACGCCATTCTGGCTTCAGCCTACGCTGACTGTACTCACCATGGCAAGCAAGTCCACCAGACCTGCTGACAGAGCAAATGTGTGACGCAGCTGCATTTTTTTAGCCAGATACTGTACTttacacttttatatatataaatatgcagAGACATTTCGATGCAGGAGACTGTCTGCAGGAGCACTTCaattctttaattttaatcCTATAATTTTGTAAATGATGTGAAGAATTCATTCATGCTCTCTAGATAGCTATGACTAATTATgagaatatattattaatatatttgctCTCTTTAATGGCATCCTTTCAAACTTCAGAGAAGGATCGGAACCAAATGACAGCAAATAATGGGGACAATTTTATCCTGGATGGCTGTTGGATGAATACTCTGTATTGCTCGAGTGCATATATTAGATATAAGGTGTTGTATTTTagaaacaaagccaaaaacaaatGTCAGGAAAAAAGCCTTTTCCCATAATGATGTCAAAAGATTACCATCTAGTTAATGGTATGAGCTATGAGCCCAGATGCTCCCAGTTAAAGATGGAATTTCAACAGAAGCATTTTCGTTCTTATTCTAATTAGTCTAagcctaataaataaataaataaatattcactatACTAGTCACAGATGTGCACTCTAAAATTTGCATGTTAGAATAGCATGCTACATTCTAAtatagggttttttttaatatgtaggACAGTTTGCacctaatcttttttttttccccctcacataATCCTATTAAAGCTTTAACAAAGATGCAATGTCTCAGTAGAGCTGTAAGGAATCTGCTTGATTCCCTCCAAGCTACCGACATGCAAAAGAACAACATGTTCTGGATTGTAGTTTCCACACTTTATAAGTAGTAATTTCTCATCATTACTGCAAATGCAAGCAATGGATCGGTTTGAAAACACCACTGTTTGTGTTATTCTATCATTAAAGTGCTTttgtataattatattatatattattgcaattaatatcatatatcatataattaatatatatgaatgatattatgttaatatataatacaataggTGGTTTCAGTGTAACACAATATTAATACTCCCCACTATTAATACATATGCATATTAATATACATATGAATACATAATTAatcattgtaaaaaataatttacaactGTGTTTAAacgttgtttgttttaattgaatAATTCGATAagtgatcattattattatgatcaaTTATCGAATTattcaattaaaacaaataacgTTTAAACACAGttgtaaaaatgttataattatattatattatacaaataatatgtcatttataaatacacacaaatacaacatatgAGAATAAAAACTGACCTGAGAGTAAGACATGATAATTTCCTCTTTCCCTCCATCCCTCTGTTTTTCAGGCTTCTGCACCGATACGGGCTGAAATGAGATCTTCACcatttttcccttctttctttgTATCTCGCAGGTCGCTGTGGTGCTGAGGAGAGGAGCTGATCCACTGCAAGGATGCGAGGCGCTTGATGTGAGCCACTGAACTGCGCGCGCACTTAAAGGGAATTCCCGACTTCCGGTCTGGTTCAAAGTAAGAGTCGTCCAATCAACGGACGCTGTCTATAAATAAACAACGCCTATAAATATCGGATTATATAGAAAGAGAGCGAAGAAGTCAGTTCAGAAAGAAAGTGCTGAAAAGTAGACTACTATAGAGTTAGTTTTAGAGCCAGTAATTGGAAgatatttcataaaatattttattttgtatagatcaaaatgtttttatagtgaaaaataatgttctGTTATTATagtgaaaaataatattttcagaTCATGTTCAAAAAGATCAGCTCAGTATATTTTCTCACACCCTACGGTGCATATGTACCTGTTAAAATGTTCTCTGTCGAGCCACTCACATTACTTCTGCTGCCAGATGGGTGGCATTTACTAATCTTGACACCTTTGGCTCAGTGAACTTGTCTAACTTCCTGACATTCTGCTTGTGCTTTGTGTACTTTCTAGACCCACTCTCTTCTTTTGGATAATTTTCAAAACACCCTTATCTAAAGCAACTTACATtcatacaattgagggttaagggtagTATATATGCTAGTAGTATGTTGTTGTAAGATCTCTGTTCATTTTACATGTAGCTCCTTTTAAAACCCATATCCCAAGACACAGACCTTTCAAAAGCTGATTAAATTTGTGCTCCTATTAGAAACTGCAGTGTACGCACAGGGACTTTTAAGTTGAAATGCTCCTGAATTGGCTGTGCCTTCCGACGCTTATTTTGGGCCTTTACGATGAACGACGCACTCAGATTTGCATCAGACTTCCGGAAGTCGAAAAATAACCTGACATGACATTCTACTTATATGGA from Tachysurus vachellii isolate PV-2020 chromosome 1, HZAU_Pvac_v1, whole genome shotgun sequence carries:
- the itm2cb gene encoding integral membrane protein 2Cb, translated to MVKISFQPVSVQKPEKQRDGGKEEIIMSYSQPDELVLPLRPKKSSISGLWCLIPGLVIFISGVIIVSVYVYRNYFTPQIPEDSLFHCRVMYEDSLYAPLLGRQELQENVGIYLEENYEQINVPVPNFGGSDPADIIHDFHRGLTAYHDIALDKCYVVELNTTIVMPPRNLWELLINVKRGMYLPQTYMVQEEMMVTGRVKNMRQLGPFIHRLCYGKETFRLKRRNSRRRIDKRESRKCHRIRHFENTFVMETMICDRA